From a single Rosa rugosa chromosome 7, drRosRugo1.1, whole genome shotgun sequence genomic region:
- the LOC133721638 gene encoding autophagy-related protein 8i-like, which yields MGRTKSFKDELTFEQRVQESRDVQAKYPDRVPVIVEKYAKCDLPQMEKRRYLVPRDMSVGQFIYTLSERLHLAPGKALFVFVKDTLPPIASMMNFVYESYKDEDGFLYMCYSTEKTFGHAS from the exons ATGGGTAGAACAAAATCATTCAAGGACGAGCTTACATTCG AGCAAAGGGTGCAAGAATCGCGGGATGTTCAGGCCAAATACCCTGATCGAGTTCCG GTAATTGTTGAAAAGTATGCCAAGTGCGACCTTCCTCAGATGGAAAAGAGAAG ATATCTTGTCCCCCGGGATATGTCTGTCGGGCAATTCATTTATACTTTGAGCGAGAGACTTCATCTGGCCCCTGGAAAAGCGCTCTTCGTATTTGTAAAGGATACTTTACCCCCAATAG CTAGTATGATGAACTTTGTCTATGAATCCTACAAGGACGAGGATGGATTTCTATACATGTGTTATAGCACCGAGAAAACCTTTGGTCATGCTAGCTAA